From a single Silvanigrella aquatica genomic region:
- a CDS encoding VirB3 family type IV secretion system protein — translation MEDMHFSYVHQSLIRPSVLSSMPSQWFVRNLLFWVLIAVYLFASVNFYFSLITLIFGTLTHILLQKAFAKDEKIFSVYFRHFLSDGYVSATTKVNILKEKFKF, via the coding sequence ATGGAAGATATGCACTTTAGTTATGTACATCAATCATTAATAAGACCATCGGTTTTATCTAGCATGCCTTCACAATGGTTTGTAAGAAATTTATTATTTTGGGTTTTAATTGCTGTATATCTTTTTGCAAGTGTAAATTTTTATTTTTCTTTGATAACTCTCATTTTTGGAACTTTGACGCATATTCTTTTGCAAAAAGCATTTGCAAAAGATGAAAAAATATTTTCAGTATATTTTCGTCACTTTTTATCAGATGGTTATGTTTCCGCCACAACTAAAGTAAATATTTTGAAAGAAAAATTTAAATTTTAA
- a CDS encoding TrbC/VirB2 family protein gives MLLKKVVRIYFSTQVFLLSSKAFSSSGASGAGLPWESAIDKIQQSLFYVGGSLILIGFLWAGYAFLISDNKEAGFRRLIGTVIGGAIILGAKGIVSTVLGAQF, from the coding sequence ATGTTATTAAAAAAAGTTGTTCGCATTTATTTTTCTACACAAGTGTTTCTTTTGTCTTCAAAAGCATTTTCATCGAGTGGTGCATCAGGAGCAGGTTTACCTTGGGAATCGGCAATTGACAAAATTCAGCAGTCTTTATTCTACGTTGGAGGGTCATTAATTTTAATTGGTTTCTTATGGGCAGGATATGCTTTTTTAATATCAGATAATAAAGAAGCTGGTTTTAGAAGATTAATAGGAACAGTAATAGGTGGAGCAATTATTCTTGGAGCTAAAGGAATTGTAAGCACTGTTTTAGGCGCTCAATTTTAA
- the trbB gene encoding P-type conjugative transfer ATPase TrbB, with translation MVNKKHEDNWERLKFDLGNDLLQHLENPSVVEIMLNPDGNVWVERHGENMEMVGKIRYEKASMIINTMASSLDTIINADNPIVGGEIPVEGSRFEAMIPPVVVAPCFSIRKKAVKIFSLEEYVDLGIMTLNQSKIIDEIIKNRKNILIVGATSSGKTTFANAILKKISEIDANCRMAIIEDTRELQCDIKNKLIARSTKKIFMQDLLKSIMRFRPDRICVGEVRSIEAFTLLMAWNTGHCGGIATVHANNAKAGIKKIEQILMAHQFIPVPDMVAEAINIIVNIQKTNEGRKIKEILEVSCLNGEYFFKEIN, from the coding sequence ATGGTTAATAAAAAACATGAAGATAATTGGGAAAGATTAAAATTCGATTTAGGAAATGATTTACTTCAGCATTTAGAAAATCCATCTGTTGTTGAAATTATGTTGAATCCAGATGGAAATGTATGGGTCGAAAGACATGGAGAGAATATGGAAATGGTCGGAAAAATTCGATATGAAAAAGCAAGTATGATTATTAATACAATGGCATCATCATTAGATACAATTATTAATGCAGATAATCCTATTGTAGGAGGTGAAATACCAGTTGAAGGCTCACGATTTGAAGCAATGATACCACCTGTAGTTGTAGCCCCTTGTTTTTCAATTCGTAAAAAAGCAGTAAAAATATTCTCTTTAGAAGAATATGTAGATTTAGGAATAATGACTTTAAATCAATCAAAAATCATTGATGAAATTATTAAAAATAGAAAAAATATTTTAATAGTTGGTGCTACGAGTTCTGGTAAAACTACATTCGCCAATGCAATACTAAAAAAAATATCAGAAATTGATGCAAATTGTAGAATGGCAATTATTGAAGATACGAGAGAATTACAATGTGATATTAAAAATAAACTTATAGCTCGTTCAACAAAAAAAATATTTATGCAAGATTTATTAAAATCAATTATGCGATTTAGACCAGATAGAATTTGTGTTGGTGAAGTACGTTCAATAGAAGCTTTTACATTACTTATGGCTTGGAATACTGGACATTGCGGTGGTATTGCAACTGTTCATGCAAATAATGCAAAGGCTGGTATCAAAAAAATAGAACAAATTTTGATGGCTCATCAATTTATTCCTGTTCCTGATATGGTTGCTGAAGCCATAAATATAATAGTAAATATACAAAAAACTAATGAAGGGAGGAAAATTAAAGAAATATTAGAAGTATCTTGTTTGAATGGTGAGTATTTTTTCAAAGAGATTAATTAA